The Ammoniphilus oxalaticus genome contains a region encoding:
- a CDS encoding glycoside hydrolase family 18 protein → MQIHVVRTGQSLYTIAQTYQTTVAAIATANQLDPTQTLVVGQALVIPTPAGGYYIVQPGDSLFLIGRRFGIHPRQLAIANQIALTASLAVGQRLLIPKRPKRSIEVNAYVEPRGMAVSEGLQNSASEAAPHLTYLAPFSFQIRRDGSLQAPPLDNLRQIAEEQNVTLMMVITNQENDQFSPELAHLVLTNQQVQDRLLNTITETARRLGFRDIHFDIERLYEYDRESYNQFLRRAADLFHRQGWLISTALAPKTSAGQTGEWYTAHDYAAHGRIVDFSIIMTYEWGWSGGPPMPVSPIGPVEQVLRYALSEMPANKVMMGQNLYGYDWTLPYQPGGAFARALSPQAAIRLAREQQAAIEYDEQAQAPHFTYYDEESKQHQVWFEDARSIQAKFDLVKRLGLRGISYWKLGLSFPQNWLLLEDNFTIAKRS, encoded by the coding sequence ATGCAGATTCATGTGGTGCGAACGGGACAGTCGCTATACACAATCGCTCAAACCTACCAGACGACGGTTGCGGCGATTGCTACGGCAAATCAACTAGATCCAACTCAGACGCTCGTTGTCGGGCAGGCGTTGGTCATTCCAACTCCTGCTGGAGGGTATTACATTGTTCAACCCGGCGATAGTTTGTTTTTGATTGGGCGGCGTTTTGGAATTCATCCGCGACAGTTGGCAATAGCGAATCAGATCGCTTTGACGGCTTCGCTGGCGGTCGGTCAACGGCTCTTGATTCCGAAGCGTCCAAAACGTTCGATCGAAGTCAATGCGTATGTGGAACCGCGTGGAATGGCGGTTTCGGAAGGGTTGCAAAATAGCGCCAGCGAAGCGGCGCCTCATTTAACTTATTTGGCTCCGTTTAGTTTTCAGATCCGTCGCGATGGGAGTCTTCAAGCCCCGCCGCTTGACAACCTCCGACAGATTGCGGAAGAGCAAAACGTTACTTTGATGATGGTGATCACAAATCAAGAAAATGACCAATTTAGCCCTGAATTGGCTCATCTTGTTTTAACGAATCAGCAAGTTCAGGATCGTCTTTTGAATACGATTACGGAGACGGCTCGGCGGCTCGGGTTCCGCGATATTCATTTTGATATCGAACGATTATATGAATACGATCGAGAATCGTATAATCAATTTTTACGACGCGCTGCCGACTTGTTTCATAGACAAGGTTGGTTGATTTCGACGGCGTTGGCGCCGAAAACGAGCGCGGGGCAAACGGGAGAATGGTATACGGCTCACGATTACGCGGCGCATGGTCGAATTGTCGACTTTTCGATCATCATGACCTATGAGTGGGGGTGGAGCGGCGGTCCGCCGATGCCTGTTTCGCCAATCGGCCCGGTTGAGCAAGTGCTGCGCTATGCGTTGAGCGAGATGCCCGCCAATAAAGTCATGATGGGTCAAAATTTGTACGGTTATGACTGGACGCTGCCTTATCAGCCAGGTGGAGCGTTTGCTCGCGCGCTCAGCCCGCAAGCGGCCATTCGTTTGGCTCGCGAGCAACAGGCGGCGATTGAATATGACGAGCAGGCGCAAGCGCCCCATTTTACTTATTATGATGAGGAAAGCAAACAACACCAAGTTTGGTTTGAAGACGCGCGGTCGATCCAGGCAAAATTTGATCTCGTGAAGCGGTTAGGCTTGCGAGGGATTAGTTATTGGAAATTAGGCTTGTCGTTCCCGCAAAACTGGCTTTTGCTGGAGGATAATTTTACGATTGCCAAACGGTCATAA
- a CDS encoding polysaccharide deacetylase family protein — protein MRQKGLALIFCFWFMIVTVACTAVNSEAPQATVESSENNVNPQPNVEQKQTAYYVDSGLFKIHAVNDSEKVGEAEKIALLTFDDGPKGIVTTEILDILDKYEAKSLWFVSGFNYGVSIDQPDPAKADRFRTLVKEIHQRGHLIGNHTWSHANLRQLSAEEQKREIASMNQLLEEITGEPVRFFRPPFGADTDVQKLYMKEAGMQTMNWSVGSLDWELKEAEQVVEQVVSTIHPGANILMHDLPIQVEALDTILAQLREMGYRFMLPTELEPSLAES, from the coding sequence ATGCGTCAAAAAGGACTCGCTCTCATTTTCTGTTTCTGGTTCATGATAGTAACCGTCGCTTGTACCGCGGTAAATTCAGAAGCGCCGCAAGCCACTGTTGAATCGTCGGAAAACAACGTCAATCCTCAGCCCAACGTTGAACAAAAACAAACAGCCTATTATGTAGATTCAGGATTGTTTAAAATTCATGCGGTAAATGATTCGGAGAAGGTTGGTGAAGCAGAAAAAATCGCTTTGCTTACGTTTGATGATGGACCCAAAGGGATCGTCACCACTGAAATTCTTGACATTTTGGACAAGTATGAAGCGAAGTCACTCTGGTTTGTTAGCGGCTTTAATTACGGCGTCTCAATCGATCAACCAGATCCCGCCAAAGCGGACCGTTTTCGGACCCTTGTCAAAGAAATTCATCAACGCGGGCACTTGATTGGTAACCACACCTGGTCACACGCCAACTTACGACAACTAAGCGCGGAGGAGCAAAAACGGGAAATCGCGTCGATGAATCAACTGCTTGAAGAGATTACCGGCGAGCCTGTTCGCTTTTTTCGTCCCCCCTTTGGCGCGGATACGGATGTTCAAAAGCTATATATGAAAGAAGCAGGTATGCAGACGATGAACTGGTCCGTTGGTTCTCTTGACTGGGAGCTAAAAGAGGCGGAGCAAGTTGTGGAGCAGGTTGTCTCGACCATTCACCCTGGCGCCAACATTTTGATGCACGATCTGCCCATTCAAGTGGAAGCGCTAGACACCATTCTCGCCCAGTTGCGCGAAATGGGCTATCGCTTTATGTTGCCGACCGAGCTAGAGCCGTCTCTAGCAGAGAGTTGA
- a CDS encoding genetic competence negative regulator translates to MRVERLGQDKIRIFLTFDDLHERGIEKEDIWRDIPKVHDLFNDMMEHAYEELGFEVIGPVAVEVFALPAQGMVVIVTRGRSQTSFMDDNEYDDDIYEMEVTLEESDDVIYYFQDFEYLIDACHRVREVLTEGGKIYGYNERYYLVLDELDLENQSLYNTVIALLSEYGEASTVTKYVLAEYGKLVIGENAVEQLCEHFE, encoded by the coding sequence ATGCGTGTTGAGCGCCTTGGTCAGGACAAAATAAGGATTTTCTTAACATTTGATGATTTACACGAAAGAGGCATAGAAAAAGAGGACATCTGGCGTGACATCCCAAAGGTCCATGATTTGTTCAACGACATGATGGAGCATGCCTATGAGGAATTAGGATTTGAGGTCATCGGGCCTGTAGCCGTTGAAGTGTTCGCTTTGCCAGCGCAAGGGATGGTAGTGATTGTAACAAGAGGAAGAAGCCAAACATCCTTTATGGATGATAACGAATATGATGACGACATTTATGAAATGGAGGTTACATTGGAAGAAAGTGATGACGTAATTTACTACTTCCAAGATTTCGAATACTTAATAGATGCTTGTCATCGAGTCCGCGAGGTGTTAACAGAAGGCGGAAAGATTTACGGATACAATGAACGTTATTATTTAGTTCTAGATGAGCTGGATCTTGAGAATCAATCTCTGTACAATACAGTGATCGCTCTATTATCGGAATATGGCGAGGCTTCTACGGTTACAAAATATGTACTGGCGGAGTACGGCAAGCTGGTGATTGGCGAGAATGCGGTTGAACAATTATGTGAGCATTTCGAGTAA
- a CDS encoding DnaB-like helicase C-terminal domain-containing protein encodes MDLQKDDFGASLPRRVSSDDLTKLLQYYRKGLTREATDYLRRRGIKAETAEKFELGFEPFQIGFYTPQGKLGGYFTNCLVFPVRDANGLLVDLIGRGINGAKPKYKALVGRGDVFYNEQILSHSEDVLLCKNVFDALSLEQVDLPTLSLLDSTFKEAHAKKLADKRVFICYPNDDKGRRESNRIAGLLQEVARETYTVFLPEGFRDINHFFVQVKNPPEAFRKLLKDIVDESLKTPVSADARNLVVFLEEFQKRHHGESPGISTGFSELDEKLVGGLRTGLYLFTGEGSIGKSMLLRQMADYIAAEDTPVVYVSWDMTGFELWARSIARLLGVAPKQVIAGQVPLEQVNQANQNYAKLAKNMWTFEGGVDTMLPEVEDYIERIKQTIGRAPIVFIDHLLRIPYRDKEGRIVQQNYALVSYALHQWSRQWDTPIVVAAPEQIHRHPMSGSVEAAADVILTLRLATEEADEREEERKEKVSLYLKKNRNGTLGALHFEFDKQKAIFRILSST; translated from the coding sequence ATGGACCTTCAAAAAGACGATTTCGGCGCTAGCTTGCCGCGGCGTGTTTCGAGTGACGATTTAACGAAACTGTTGCAGTATTATCGCAAAGGCTTGACGAGAGAGGCAACAGACTATTTGCGGCGACGCGGCATAAAGGCCGAAACAGCTGAAAAATTTGAATTGGGCTTTGAACCTTTCCAAATTGGTTTTTATACGCCGCAAGGAAAGTTAGGCGGTTACTTTACAAATTGTCTTGTTTTTCCGGTTCGCGATGCGAATGGATTGCTCGTTGATTTAATTGGTCGCGGCATCAATGGCGCAAAACCAAAATACAAAGCGTTAGTCGGGCGCGGGGATGTTTTTTATAATGAACAAATCTTATCCCATTCCGAAGATGTTTTATTGTGTAAAAATGTGTTTGATGCGCTTTCTTTAGAACAGGTTGATTTACCGACGTTGAGTCTGTTAGATTCCACTTTTAAGGAAGCCCACGCGAAAAAGTTGGCGGATAAACGGGTGTTCATCTGTTATCCAAATGATGACAAGGGCCGCAGGGAAAGCAATCGGATCGCAGGGCTTTTGCAGGAAGTCGCTCGGGAAACGTATACCGTCTTTTTGCCTGAGGGATTTCGCGATATTAATCATTTTTTCGTCCAGGTAAAAAATCCGCCCGAAGCGTTTCGAAAACTACTCAAAGACATTGTTGACGAATCACTGAAAACGCCTGTTTCCGCAGATGCTCGCAATCTCGTCGTTTTTTTGGAAGAATTTCAAAAACGGCATCACGGTGAATCGCCCGGCATTTCGACTGGATTTAGCGAGTTAGATGAAAAGTTGGTCGGGGGGTTGCGGACTGGCCTCTATTTATTTACCGGAGAAGGTTCGATTGGCAAATCGATGTTGCTGCGCCAGATGGCCGACTACATTGCCGCCGAGGATACCCCTGTCGTGTATGTGTCATGGGATATGACAGGGTTTGAGTTGTGGGCCCGCAGCATCGCCCGCTTGCTTGGGGTGGCGCCCAAGCAAGTGATTGCGGGGCAAGTCCCGTTGGAACAGGTCAATCAAGCCAATCAAAATTACGCGAAACTAGCGAAAAATATGTGGACGTTTGAAGGCGGCGTCGATACAATGCTGCCCGAGGTAGAAGATTATATCGAGCGGATCAAGCAGACGATTGGGCGGGCGCCAATTGTATTTATTGATCATTTGTTGCGTATTCCCTACCGCGACAAAGAGGGGCGAATCGTCCAACAAAATTATGCGCTCGTGTCCTATGCGTTGCACCAATGGTCACGCCAATGGGATACTCCGATCGTTGTCGCTGCTCCCGAACAGATTCATCGCCATCCGATGAGCGGTTCGGTGGAGGCTGCGGCGGATGTCATCTTAACGTTGCGACTAGCGACAGAGGAAGCAGACGAGAGGGAAGAAGAACGAAAAGAAAAGGTTTCGCTTTACTTGAAGAAAAATCGGAACGGCACGCTCGGCGCGTTGCATTTCGAGTTTGATAAACAAAAAGCGATCTTCCGAATTCTGTCATCCACTTAA
- a CDS encoding asparaginase, with translation MSKTIIVETGGTIAMAADPLSGAVKLQDKRPLHAILPQLQAFGTIEMDDYRNAPSAHMTPPLMLALAKRVEAHLQQEDVTGVVVTHGTDTLEETAYFLELVVDSRKPIVVTGAMRASNELGADGPLNLVNAVQVVVDPASVDRGAVVVFNGDIYAAAEVNKVHTGSPAAFQSEYGPIGAIAYNQVRYWRQAPQQRRLFAAAELKTNIPLVAATTGMQPEWLSYLLDDTIDGVVIEALGKGNLPPAMLPTLAAMRQQGKPVIIASRCPLGLAEPVYDYEGGGAELARLGCLFSGRLSGPKARLKLMLALACEANHENLQTLFPE, from the coding sequence ATGAGCAAGACGATCATTGTCGAGACGGGTGGAACGATTGCGATGGCGGCAGATCCGCTCAGCGGAGCAGTCAAACTGCAAGACAAACGTCCATTGCATGCTATTTTACCGCAGCTGCAAGCGTTTGGAACGATTGAAATGGATGATTATCGAAACGCGCCGAGCGCCCATATGACTCCGCCTTTGATGTTAGCGTTGGCTAAGCGGGTGGAAGCTCATTTGCAACAAGAGGATGTGACAGGCGTTGTCGTCACACATGGAACAGATACGTTGGAGGAAACGGCCTATTTTTTAGAGCTCGTGGTCGATTCTAGGAAGCCAATCGTTGTGACCGGAGCGATGCGAGCGAGCAATGAGCTCGGGGCGGATGGTCCGTTGAACCTGGTAAACGCCGTACAAGTCGTTGTGGATCCAGCAAGTGTCGATCGCGGCGCCGTCGTCGTTTTTAATGGGGACATCTACGCCGCTGCGGAAGTGAACAAAGTTCATACCGGCAGCCCCGCTGCTTTTCAATCGGAATACGGTCCGATCGGCGCAATCGCCTATAATCAAGTTCGTTATTGGCGACAAGCGCCGCAGCAACGACGTCTGTTTGCCGCGGCAGAGTTGAAAACGAACATTCCATTGGTTGCCGCTACCACGGGGATGCAACCAGAATGGCTCTCCTATCTATTGGATGACACGATCGATGGCGTCGTAATTGAAGCGCTTGGCAAAGGGAACCTACCGCCTGCGATGCTGCCGACGTTAGCGGCAATGCGACAACAAGGTAAACCCGTGATCATCGCTTCCCGCTGTCCACTCGGGTTGGCTGAACCTGTTTATGATTACGAGGGCGGCGGAGCGGAATTAGCGCGATTGGGTTGCTTGTTTAGCGGTCGCTTAAGCGGACCAAAAGCAAGACTGAAGCTGATGCTCGCGTTGGCCTGCGAGGCCAATCACGAGAACCTGCAAACCCTTTTCCCTGAATAA
- the ypeB gene encoding germination protein YpeB: MVYGKIARVLTPILAVATIGLGVWGYQENQDKNRVLIKAENQYQRAFHDLAFHMDQLQDELGKTMAINSRRQIDGTLSNVWRISSLARSDVGQLPLSLLPFSKTEQFLADIGDFSYRAAIRDLDKEPLNEKEIQKLQMYHQQASKIQGELRNVQDKVLGQQLRWMDVELSLASAQDSGNLGDNTIVEGFKTIDKTADKVVDEYADLDFGPSVNMLQLEKQKDDKNIKGKPINEQQARQVAMKFTGINERDADIKVEKTGKGNTYQAYSVTIKPRGKEEHEINLDITKKGGHVVWLLDNRDVKNPQLDLPQAQQRADEFLKAHQFENMEAMTQEQYGNLAVITYVHTEDGARIYPELMTLQVALDTGNVVGFQAEDYVFNHKQDRKLSKPALTKEQARKEVNPNLHVQESRLAVVLNDRNQETLCYEYVGWLGEEAYRVFIDAKSGEEVTVEKLDGIRPDQA, encoded by the coding sequence ATGGTGTACGGTAAGATAGCCCGTGTCTTAACGCCGATTTTAGCCGTGGCGACGATCGGTCTTGGGGTGTGGGGATATCAGGAAAATCAAGATAAAAACAGAGTGTTAATCAAGGCGGAAAACCAGTATCAGCGAGCGTTCCATGATCTTGCGTTTCATATGGATCAATTGCAAGACGAATTAGGAAAAACAATGGCAATCAACTCTAGAAGGCAAATCGATGGAACGTTGAGTAATGTGTGGCGGATCAGCTCACTAGCTCGTTCCGATGTGGGACAACTACCTTTATCATTACTGCCATTTAGCAAAACAGAGCAATTTTTGGCGGATATCGGTGACTTTTCCTATCGGGCGGCAATTCGTGACCTCGATAAAGAACCCTTAAATGAAAAAGAGATTCAAAAATTGCAAATGTATCATCAGCAAGCATCGAAAATACAAGGAGAATTACGAAACGTGCAGGACAAAGTGCTTGGACAGCAACTACGTTGGATGGATGTAGAGCTGTCGTTAGCATCGGCTCAGGATAGCGGAAATTTGGGTGACAATACCATTGTGGAAGGTTTCAAAACGATTGATAAAACGGCCGATAAAGTGGTAGATGAGTACGCTGATCTTGATTTTGGGCCGAGTGTTAATATGTTGCAGTTAGAGAAGCAAAAAGATGATAAAAACATAAAAGGTAAGCCGATAAACGAACAACAGGCAAGGCAAGTCGCGATGAAATTTACGGGGATCAATGAGCGTGACGCCGATATTAAAGTAGAAAAAACAGGTAAAGGGAATACGTATCAAGCATACAGCGTGACGATCAAACCACGCGGCAAAGAAGAGCATGAGATCAATCTAGATATTACGAAAAAAGGTGGACATGTTGTTTGGTTGCTGGATAATCGGGACGTTAAAAACCCGCAGCTTGATTTACCTCAGGCGCAACAACGGGCGGATGAATTTTTAAAAGCGCATCAGTTCGAGAACATGGAGGCGATGACGCAAGAACAATACGGAAATCTAGCGGTTATTACGTATGTTCATACGGAAGACGGGGCTCGCATTTACCCTGAACTGATGACGTTGCAAGTAGCGCTCGACACAGGCAATGTCGTTGGATTCCAGGCGGAAGACTATGTATTTAACCATAAACAAGATCGTAAGTTGAGTAAGCCCGCGCTTACGAAGGAGCAAGCGAGAAAAGAAGTCAATCCGAATTTACATGTGCAAGAAAGTCGCTTAGCGGTTGTGCTTAATGACCGTAATCAAGAAACATTATGCTACGAATATGTCGGTTGGTTAGGCGAAGAGGCCTATAGAGTGTTTATCGACGCTAAAAGCGGCGAGGAAGTGACGGTCGAAAAGTTAGATGGAATCAGGCCCGATCAAGCGTGA
- the cmk gene encoding (d)CMP kinase, whose translation MKIAIDGPAGAGKSTVAQLVAKQLGFTYIDTGAMYRALTWLAIEQQVSPEDEQALLKLLDASAISLEQQSHGQLVLIGNREVTNEIRRPEVTRHVSAVAKHAKIREQMVQQQRQLAEQQHVVMDGRDIGTRVLPDAEIKVFLTASIEERAKRRFKEWVEKGYQPDLEQLKLEIAQRDKMDSERKASPLKCADDAVVLDTSGLSIEQAVEKIVDLYRKQTDSPHP comes from the coding sequence ATGAAGATTGCAATTGACGGACCTGCTGGCGCAGGCAAGAGCACTGTAGCCCAGCTCGTAGCGAAACAACTTGGCTTTACCTATATTGATACAGGCGCTATGTATCGCGCGCTCACTTGGCTTGCGATTGAACAGCAGGTTTCTCCAGAGGACGAACAGGCGCTGCTTAAGTTGCTCGATGCCAGCGCGATTTCATTGGAGCAGCAGTCACATGGACAGCTTGTATTGATTGGAAACCGAGAAGTAACCAACGAGATTCGTCGACCGGAAGTAACCCGTCACGTATCCGCTGTGGCCAAACATGCCAAGATTCGTGAACAAATGGTCCAACAGCAGCGACAGTTAGCGGAGCAACAACATGTGGTAATGGACGGACGCGATATCGGCACACGTGTTTTACCCGATGCGGAGATTAAAGTGTTTTTAACCGCGTCCATCGAAGAAAGGGCGAAACGACGATTCAAAGAGTGGGTAGAGAAAGGGTATCAACCCGATCTGGAACAACTCAAATTAGAAATTGCCCAACGTGATAAAATGGACAGTGAACGGAAAGCATCTCCTTTGAAATGCGCCGACGATGCGGTCGTGTTGGACACATCAGGACTTTCGATTGAGCAAGCGGTCGAGAAAATCGTCGATCTCTATCGGAAGCAAACCGACTCTCCTCATCCGTAA